From a single Theropithecus gelada isolate Dixy chromosome 8, Tgel_1.0, whole genome shotgun sequence genomic region:
- the TM2D2 gene encoding TM2 domain-containing protein 2 has protein sequence MVLGGCPVSYLLLCGQAALLLGNLLLLHCVSRSHSQNATAEPELTSAGAAHPEGPGGAANWEYGDPHSPVILCSYLPDEFIECEDPVDHVGNATASQELGYGCLKFGGQAYSDVEHTSVQCHALDGIECASPRTFLRENKPCIKYTGHYFITTLLYSFFLGCFGVDRFCLGHTGTAVGKLLTLGGLGIWWFVDLILLITGGLMPSDGSNWCTVY, from the exons ATGGTGCTAGGTGGTTGCCCGGTTAGTTACTTACTTCTGTGCGGCCAGGCGGCTTTGCTGCTGGGGAATTTACTTCTGCTGCATTGTGTGTCTCGGAGCCACTCGCAAAATGCGACCGCTGAGCCTGAGCTCACATCCGCTGGCGCCGCCCACCCGGAGGGCCCCGGGGGTGCTGCGAACTGGGAATATGGCGACCCCCACTCTCCGGTCATCCTCTGCTCTTACCT ACCTGATGAATTTATAGAATGTGAAGACCCAGTGGATCATGTTGGAAATGCAACTGCATCCCAGGAACTTGGTTATGGTTGTCTCAag TTTGGCGGTCAGGCCTACAGCGACGTGGAACACACTTCAGTCCAGTGCCATGCCTTAGATGGAATTGAGTGTGCCAGTCCTAGGACCTTCCTACGAGAAAATAAACCTTGTATAAA GTATACCGGACACTACTTCATAACCACTTTACTCTACTCCTTCTTCCTGGGATGTTTTGGCGTGGATCGATTCTGTTTGGGACACACTGGCACTGCAGTAGGGAAGCTGTTGACACTTGGAGGACTTGGGATTTGGTGGTTTGTTGACCTTATTTTGCTAATTACTGGAGGGCTGATGCCAAGTGATGGCAGCAACTGGTGCACTGTTTACTAA